GCACCATGTTGCTTTTGGTAATAAAAGTAACGATACATAAAAACTTTCATTTACAAACGCTACATGACCTAATTCTTTACAGAACAGTTAACAATTTAGAAGTgtcatttaacatttattaaagagCTTCTAGTATGCATTGTTGTTATGATGAAATGCATAGACAATTAGACCAACCACaaaattcctttatttattgtgttttggggCTGCTAATGCTGCGAGATCGATGCTGCGGGTACCGAACTAACAATAGCACAGCAGAGAGGGCTCTGTGTGTCTGATACGAGAGGAATGCGGCCTGTCAACAGATGCTTCCAACACAACATGACGTCCTTGGGATTAGAATGAATGCAGGGACTAATTTTAACTCTAAAACCAAAGTAGGTTAATCCAGTGTCCTTGGTGGGGAAATTCCTTTGTATATGAAACAGAACCTCTGTTGCTGTACAGATTAAAATAGTGTCAGATATACAGGTAGCCTCTTTAGTGTGCCAGGCATAGAGCCTTACCTCTCCACCCTTTaataatttaaagggacagttcacccaaacataaaaattctgtcatcatttactcactctcttgtcatttcaaacctgtgtgactttctttcttctgcagagcaccaaaaaatatattttgaagaatgtgggttACCGAACACCCATTCACATCTATTATTGTGTTCTGATTTGGCAtatggtgtttgttttaaaacaggaCATTTAACAAACTGGGTGGATTTGTGCTTGTCAGCTGTGTCTTTTATCTTCTAAGGATTCAGTCCTCTTACAGCCAAATATCAACCACATACGTGCACTTTCTCTCTCATCTACATGGATTTGTTCTTATTCTTAGGAAGAGAGTGATTCAGCTTCAGCAAATTAGAAATGAGAAGTTATTTGAGAAGaactatttaataaatataatgaaaaaataacacCTTCTTTTATACATAAGTAGTGTATTCAAGTGACCAGACCTACTTGGATGATGTTAAACCAACCTTCATTTGTTACTTCTACATTCACGGATATGCATTACCAAAACAAGACCATCACTCCACACAGACATGTTCTTGTTACCACGGTCTAAAGTTTTACAGAATGAATTAAATTCTCTCCTGTCCGATTAAGCAAGGCAGATACGATACACAAACGTGCATAAATATGCTGCATTCTCTCTCATATCTCTCTCCTCAATGTGAGCTACTTCATCAGGTGCCTTATCAGAAGCATACTCCGCAAAGAGAGAGCTAAATTTACACTTTTACCTCGCAGGAATGCACTCTGGAGTCTACAGTAAAGCTTTCATCTGACCAGCAATGACTGTAACGAAGTGAACCCGCTTTAGGGGATTAAAAATACGCCAATAGTCCAAAATAGTCCAAAATCTGGCCGTAGGTATCGGCGGATTTGAAAGTGCAACCTAATACAGATGTGGGCAGCGGGACAGACACATTTTGCTCCATGAAACGCTTCACAACATTACTAGGCTATTTTTGGCTTAATGGTAATGGCTATCACAACATTTGTCCTTTAGCTTTGTGCCTGTCCATAATTGTAAGGCGGTGTTGACTGAGTTATAATTTGTGTTTACGCCCGTGAATTATGTCTGTTACTGTGTCTTGAGTGTCCAAATCCTTTTAAGTGTGTTTCAGAGCAGCAGTCAGAGCATAATGCAAAGTATAATGTACAGCAGCTGGTAGTTTTCAGCTTTGTGGTGTATTTGTCAGTAAGTGCTTCTATTTCTGGAGAATGAACTCAGAACAAGTGAAGTGTTGCACTCATGTGTATTGCAAGTGTATATTGGGGAGTATTGTAATGATATCACCATTCTATTGTCTCATGGAGTCTGTGTTTATAATAGAAGTCTGTCTTTCTGACATTATTAATACCAAAACCAACAGAATCTCCACTCAAACAAACATCAACCGAAAGAACTGAACCTACACTATATGCATAAACCAAATCAAACACAAttagtttacaaaataaattgttCACTCGCTCTTGCGTCTTGCCACAGTCATTGACTGAGTAAAGTTTGACGGGTTGAGATCTGACTTACTGGCAGACATTGAGTTTTTGTATCCCCATATATAGATTTGATAAGGAAACCTTTTGAAACACAGCGCATACATGTGTGTCTGGTAGAAGAGAGgaatatattttgaacaatgtttcTGTTTCTCAGACATTCACAGCCTGGTGTAATTCTCACCTGAGGAAAGCTGGCACGCAGATCGAGAACATAGAGGACGACTTTAGGAATGGCCTGAAACTTATGTTGCTTCTTGAAGTCATCTCAGGTATACACAAACTTGATACATTTAGGTTACAAACactttctgtcatttttaaaaGTTCAGTTCACTTTATCTATTAGATATCTTTTATACCAAACCACACAGGTGAAAGATTACCCAAGCCCGACAGAGGAAAGATGCGGTTTCACAAGATAGCCAACGTCAACAAAGCCCTTGATTTTATCACCAGCAAAGGAGTGAAACTGGTTTCTATTGGAGCCGAAGGTATGCTTTATTTCACACCTGTTCTTATTTATGACTAAATTTAGATTGAATAACACGGTGAGATATATATGCTGTGGTGTTTTGGTAGAAATTGTAGATGGCAATGTGAAGATGACTCTCGGAATGATCTGGACCATCATCCTTCGCTTCGCCATTCAGGATATCTCTGTGGAAGGTACCAAATCAATCGCCGcacaaagagtcacaaagatttttttatttcataataaacagtaatttataaaaaaaggaTGATTtattaacttaaatgttagttaTGCATGCTGGCATGCTTCTTTCATTTTCCTTCAGAAACCTCAGCCAAAGAAGGACTTCTACTGTGGTGTCAGAGAAAAACTGCCCCCTATAGGAATGTCAACATTCAGAACTTTCACGTCAGGTGGGgctcattttttgtcattttttaagcCAATatcaattatattttttaagaaatacaaaaaatgtaaagaaatgtaatatcaTTTTAGTTGTATTGTTGGTTTGATGGTCAGATCACAATCTTTAATTTCAACATAACCCTGATTCTCTCTGTCTTCGGTGAAGCTGGAAGGATGGATTGGCGCTGTGCGCTCTCATCCACAGACACAGACCCGACCTTATTGACTACGCCAAGCTCAACAAGGTCTCGAGGATGTCCTCAGATTAACCGGGATATTTATTCTAACAGCCCTTTCACAAAATTAGTGTGAATGCCACTACATGTTTATTCTTCCTATTATTATATCACACTAAAATGGTTGGTGTTTATGCTAACATTTTATTGTGTGCCAATGACTTATTCACATCAACTCCCTCAGGAATCCAATTAAAATGTTACTTGATTCTTGATCTGTGGTTGTTTCCACTCCATTTTTCCTGCATGCAACTATTTTGTCCTTTTTGTGGTTAACTGAAAATATATGCGTTCGTTGTTTTCCGAAATAAGTCCACATTGAGAGTCTTAAAGCTGGTTCAGGTTTGTTTGATTAGGGTCGGAACTGAATTCTGCCGTAATGTAGTAGGTTTGTCCATCGTAtgtaatagaaaaaatattttatccaAACAACATCCCTATTTGTGTACGTTTTTAACTTGAAATTAGCAAGCAGTTGTTTGTTAATGTGGTTACATGTGTATGCCTTTTAGTTGTTGCTGTAAACAGAGAAAGCTGGTCTATACCACTTTTCCCAGAGGTCCATATGGATTTACAATAATCCTGACCTGGAATAGAATTTGGGAAAGTGATCCACATACCAGGAGCACCAGAGCTGTTTCTAAAGATGCTTTCTACGAAACCAGCAATGGGAGTTCTAAAAACTGTGTGTCAGGCCGAATTAAATCGAGATCCATTTAGGTGTTAAAGCTCAGAAGTTGTTCAGGTCTGTGTGAATGGGCGGTATGGTTTTTAATGAGATGCTGGATCAGAACACGGAAGATCAAGGATGTATTTAGCTTTATACGGGTCAGTTAGTTCACTATgagagcacacacacattccgTTCCCCTTTCAGCTGTTGCTGTCGGCTCCAGGTGAGCTGGAACGGGGTAATCCGGTCTTTAGTGTGGACCTTGTTGTACGAGACATCAGGATGTCCATTACATCGCGGATTGCCTGCAGCTGCTTGTGTCCTGCAATGTGGCGCTTTATTGTCACAGAGATCAAACGCTTGATCCCCAAACCCTGCTTAAAATACATACAGACATCCACAAATACATGCTAGGCATTGTGTATGTAACACACAATGCAATATGAATTGATATTGGAGAATAATAACCAGGAGAAATATAGCAAATTTGGACTCTTGATTTAACgcagaaaatatttttctctggaTTTTATGGTTAAAAGTATGAAATCCTTGAatccttatttattttgtttgtccCTCCCCTTTGGTGGCACCTGTATACTGACACTCACCTCCGCATGATAAAAGACTTTaatttgcagtttatttagGTTTTCTTTGAgacaatactttttttctgttgtgtttctgtAGGATGATCCTCTGGGTAACCTTAATCTGGCATTTGACGTTGCTGAAAAACATTTGGACATTCCCAAAATGCTGGACGCAGAAGGTAAACAATGACCatcgattatttaataatttcctTGGAACATTCAAGAGTGCAGAGCAAATGAAATATGGTGTTTGCAAATGAAACATAGTTTAGAAGAAGActcatgttaaagggacagtttaccccaaaataaaaattctgtcatcatttactcatttacattttagcagacgcttttatctaaacCGACTTACAAATCAGGTGAACAACAGAATCAATTAGAACAACACAAGGACAACAATGCAttagtgcagtaaaactggtctccgTAAGCCTATCGCAGTATACGTAAGTACCAAAAAAGATTttagaaaagaaataaaagtctTAGTTAATTGGTCAGGTGTTggcggaagagatgtgtttttagtagATGCTTAACCCTACTCACCCTAGAGTtgtcaaatctgtatatatttctttgttccgataaccacagagaaagatatttggaagaatgcttgtaaccaaacagttcttggccaccatcgactactatagtaggaaaaattacaatagtaatcaaaagtgccccagaacggtttgctacattcacattacatttatgcatttggcagacgcttttatccaaagcgacttacattgcatgatacgtatgtgcaatccctgggatcgaacccatgaccttgctgTTGATAACGCCACGCTCTAACCACCGAGTTACAGGAAagttgctttcctacattcttcaaattacTATGGTACTATTACTAtcactactatggtagtcaatggcggtcaagaactgtttggttacaagcattcttccaaatatctttctctgtgttcatcagaacaaagaaaaaggaacaacttgagggtgattaattgacagaattttcatttttgggtgttcctgttcctttaagagaatAAATACGTTATTTAGTCTCTTTAGAAACAACTTTTTGCTATTATAACAGTGTAGTGAACATGCTTTCAACTTCTCAATTGCCGAAACAACATACAaattaataatgataaaatattcAAGCAACAGTTTGTCTAATTTGTCTTgccacccaaaataaaaatgacttaaaatatGGCTTTTGCTTCACAGTTGTAGGTAGACAGACAAGCCAGAAAAAAGGGCAATAATGATGAAGTGTATGTCTCCAGTCGGTATCGCAGCTTAACAGAGGCCCAGAAGATACATCTGTCCCCAGAGTTCATTCTAGATTGattttgtgtttctcttttctcCTCTAGACATTTTGAACACCCCTAAACCTGATGAGAGAGCCATTATGACGTATGTGTCTTGCTTCTATCATGCATTTGCTGGAGCTGAACAGGTAGGGTTGTGAGTGCTGGAAAAAAGCTTGATCTTAATAGATTTTACTCCCTTCTTTCATTCATCCTTTCATTCTAACTTCTCTCCATCAGGCTGAAACTGCCGCTAACCGAATCTGTAAAGTCCTGGGAGTGAATCAGGAAAATGAGAAGTTAATGGAGGACTATGAAAGGCTGGCTAGTGAGGTAAGAAGGTGCACTGTACTACATTCCTCATGCACTCATCACTACCGGCTACTGTACACTCATACAAATGTTCTTCTCCTCCCTTGAATTTTGTTATGCTGTCTAGCTGCTGGAGTGGATCAGGCGTACCGTTCCTTGGCTGGAGAACCGGGTTTCGGAGAAGACCATGGCAGAGATGCAGAGGAAGCTGGAGGATTTCCGAGATTACCGCAGGATGCACAAACCTCCAAAAGTGCAGGAGAAGTGTCAGCTGGAGATCAACTTCAACACGCTGCAGACCAAACTTCGCATCAGCAATCGGCCTGCCTTTATGCCCTCAGAGGGAAAGATGGTGTCGGTGAGAGAACCTTTAGCAAAAGAATGTTTAGAAGcaaataaatactgtactttGTTTCTTTATGTTGTATCTTAATAAACAACTTGGACAACTATAAACAACAGAAGAAGCATTCACCCATGTATCagtcatttttacagtaaaaatagTCAGATACACACACGCCAATGTTAACCTAGTGAGCTGCATGATCATTTAAGTTTCTATATAAAGCAAATTACTAAAgatgaattaaaatgtaaaccaaCCCCTAAGGGAAAATTATGTTGACATATAGTTGGTGTAGTAGACATGCTTATGTGTAACTGCACATTATCATCTgataatatgtgtgtgtttttgcgcAGGATATAGCCAGTGCATGGCAGGGTCTGGAACAGGCAGAGAAGGGCTTTGAAGAATGGCTGTTGACTGAAATCAGGAGACTGCAAAGAGTGGATCATCTAGCAGAGAAATTCAGACAGAAATCCACCAACCACGAGACCTGGACTGCAGGTGAGGCCTGACCAATTGATTCTGAGGTCATTGAAATATCAACAACATCgcaggtttgttttaaataatccTGCACTTTGTGTCTGTTGTGCAATAGGTAAGGAGGAGATGTTGACCCGGAAGGATTATGAGTCAGCGTCTCTGATGGAGATCCGAGCATTGCTGCGGAAACACGAAGCGTTCGAGAGTGACCTTTCCGCTCATCAGGACAGAGTCGAGCAAATCGCTGCTATAGCTCAGGAGCTTAAGTATGAACCTTTAACCAAAACCTTCTGCATTGAGCGTCCACATTACATTCTGTGATTGCTGAATGTATATCACTGCGAAATTACACACCATGCACGTGTTTGGCTGGACTTCGATTGACTTCGTTtgatctgtgtgttttttttttttttgtccttgTGACTGACCTGTCATGTTTCTCAACACCCTGCAGGGACTGGATATCTTCTTATCTCTAACACTGCCTGTCTACAGCtaaacgcacacatacacacaatgtGCTTACAACACGCTTAGTAGTTTGCATTGCTAGCTTTCTATTTTAGCATACATTATCTCCCCGGAGACCAAAttaattctgtgtgtgtgtgtgtgtgtgtgtgtgtgtgtgtgtgtgtgtgtgtgtgtgtgtgtgtgtgtgtgtgtgtgtgtgtgtctgtgactGACAGTTTATGACCTTTACGTGGCCTCAATCAGAAATCTGCATGGTAGTGACATGATAATCATAAGCATATGATCAATCACTTTCACATATCAATACCTAATCCcaatccaaacctgtttgactgaCGGATTTATGCACACGAAAGATATTATGAAGATCGTTGACGTTCCAACAACATtgggcccccattgacttctgatGTATGGACAGAAATCCACTgagacatttgtcaaaatatctcttttgtgttccatagaggaaagagtcatatacaggtttggaatgacgtgagggtgaatacatgatgaaaaaatcacaatttttgtgtgaactgtcctttAAAGTGATTGAAACAGTAGTTATTGACGTATACAAACTTTAATGTTGatctaaaaaatacaaaattatagaATACGACCTATTTAGATGAACAAAGAACACATTTTATTCCACACAAGTTTAATAGTcctgaattatttttttattacccaCCAGGGGGAGACGTTCCCTTATTCAAAGCTGGTTTAATGTaatatactctctctctctctctttctctctctctcaccaaacacacacactgtctctctctctgtttattttattaaagtgagCTGGACTATCATGATGTGGCATCAGTGAATCAAAGGTGTCAAAGCATTTGTGACCTATGGGAccatctgggcacactcaccCAGAAACGCAGAGAGGCATTGGAGGTCTGTGTGCTTTTTTGGTCTAGGACATCTTATGAAACACATTAGAGCATCCATTGAGGAAGCAATCTTTGTTTTCGTTTCTGCAGAGAACAGAGAAACTTTTGGAGACCGTGGAGCAGTTGTTTCTGGAATATGCCAAGAGATCTGCACCCTTTAATAACTGGATGGAGGGAGCCATGGAGGACTTGCAGGATATGTTTATAGTGCACACTATCGAGGAGGTCCAGGTACACATGTTCACTCAAAGAAATGCATATACGTTCAAGCACAAAACGGCTAATCTAAGTTGTTCTTTTCAACAGGAAAAGAGAAGGTTTGTCTTCTAAATTTCACTTTCTCCATCTTTCCTTGCGTTTAGACTCTGATAGCTGCCCATGACCAGTTTAAAGGCACGCTTCCTGAGGCAGATGCAGAGAGGCAGGCCATACTCGGCATCCAGCAGGAAGTTCTGAAGATCTGTCAGAGTTACGGCATTCGTGGAGACCTCAAGAACCCCTACAGCACCATATCTACAGAAGAGATTGCCATCAAGTGGGACAAGGTCAAACACACAACCTGCAGATATTTGACAGTGTTTGttgctttttgttgttgttgagtaAAACCAGCTGTTTTTAGAGCAGTgttgaaaaaaaatacaaaaacaaaaagtgtGTCCTAGTTTGATCGTGTATTGTATGTGCGTTCAGGTGAAGAAGTTGGTTCCCCATCGTGACAGTGCGCTGCAGGAGGAGTTAGCGCGACAGCATGCCAATGAGAGGCTCAGACAGCAGTTTGCTGCCCAGGCCAACCTCATTGGACCCTGGATACAGACCAGGATGGAGGTCGGTACCCTTACATGATATTTTGTACATCAATTTCATCATTATGGAATGAGTAAGCAAAACAAGTGATtgatttacatgttttttaaatgacaggagATCGGCCGTTGTGCTATGGTGATGGGTGGGACTTTGGAGGATCAGATGACCCAGCTGAAACAGTATGAACATGTCATCGTCAGCTACAAACCCAACATCGACCGATTAGAGGGAGACCACCAACTCATTCAAGAATCGCTTATCTTTGACAACAAACACACTAACTTCACCATGGAGGTAAGCACACGCTGTCACACATCATTCATGTTTCTATAGCACCTTAGTTAAATAGATTTTTGGATCAAAGCATCGGTCAAATGTGCATAAGCACGTGTAGATGCATCACAATTGTGTCTTGATCTTGTATCAATGTTTCCTCTGCAGCATATCCGTGTTGGCTGGGAGCTCCTTTTGACTACGATTGCTCGTACTATTAATGAAATTGAAACTCAGATTCTGACACGGGACGCAAAGGGCATCAGCCAGGAGCAGATGAATGAATTCCGATCTTCCTTCAATCACTTTGATCGGGTGCTGTACTCTGTCTTTATGTTTATTAGCTACACTAAACTCTTCTTTAGTGTGATTAGATGCTACACTAAgccttattttaaaatactaaaCACTTCTACATCTTTAAATTTAAGGTTTGTTAACTAAGACACGCTTTTGCAATATTTATCTGTGTTTGGTACACACTTCTTCAGAGGTTTCACAAGACTAGAGTGGTTATCACCTTGTCACATTGTCGTAAATTTATAGACCGCCTGGACGTCCTAAACAGACTAACAGCTTCAACAATCTCCCAGCATACCCTCTGGTATCACAAAACCCCAAATGAGCATTGGAAAGAGGATTTCACCTACAAATTGAGTGCACTGTCTAGTCGTCCTACGGGGCGGTGTCCGGTTGACCTCAGAAGGTTCGGTCACTGGGCTAGACCGTTGGATTTTTATTCAGGTTGAACCAATAAGTATATTTGTAATCACttcacacagagacacagagacatcTGTTTCCTCCCATAAATGAACATATACATGGGGAAAGCTTCACACACAAACTACGTTCCAATGCACAAGCAGTTAACCGCTGACCTTTTCACCCTCATTCTTCTGAGCGGAGGTGTCACGACAATAGTCTGCAACTATCTATATGTTGCAGAAGCGTAAGCATCATTACGAAGTACAATTTAAATCAACAGCCAGCGCTAACTCCTCAGGCGAAACCAAAGAGTCAACCTAGGCTGTGGTCACTTCTGAATTAGAACAAAGGTTATCATCTATTAATATTTCCCTTGCAAGCCTCAGTAATTTTTTATTGATACGTTCTTGCTGACGAATCAACCTTATCATTTGCATAGCTTTGGAAATCATATCACTCGTTGATTTCTGAAGGATTGGTTCTACGCTTGGTCTTCCTGTCCTCCTTGATCCTGATTTTCTCTTGTCTTTTCTGGAGACCTTGAGCAATCAAATCACGCATGTCATACTTTATGGGTTCACGGTGAAAGGACATATACAAATCCTTTCTCATTCCATTTTTAACATGTGCATCAAATACAACAACGTATGCAGTGCTGCGACCTGGTGTGTATTTAGCTGTAAAGTGGCAATATAGAGGGCAAAtgttaaagtgaaagttcacccaaaaatgaaaattctgtcataacttactcaccctcttgtctttttCAAATGTGGatgtctttctctttttcacagtacacaaaataagttattgGTAACCGAACCAGCATctgcacccattgacttctattgtatggacacaaaaccaatgcaagtgaatgggtgccagttaacaacattcttcaaaatatcttcttttgtgttccgcggaagaaagaaagtcaaacggggttgaaatgacaagagggtgagtaaatgacgaattttcttttttggttgaactatcactttataaTGGAACACCAGATgcagaatttttttaatgtggtaAAAAATGTGGAAGTTCATATGATGAATAAAAAGACCATTTGGATAAATTGAACAGTTCCTGTCCCGGAAGTTAAATGGTCAGTATGCAGATACAGTGACAAATATGATATGAGGCAACCAAAATGGCAGACTGTATACGTATAAAATACAATAGCATAATTTGATGTGATTATATTTTATAGCAAAATAATGGCAATCCGTtttttttgtgcatgtgtgtgtgtgtgtttgtggatacCCACTCCCAGGAAGAGGAGGGTAAACTCAGGTCTGATGAATTTTAAGCATGTCGGATCAGCTTTGGCTGTGTGGGAAATGATACACAGGTACTAACCACACTCCTCCTCAGCATGACCTTTAACCCAACATgaagttttttcctttttggttttaaaatatatcagtgttttgtctattgttgttttgttttgttttgtttgtgtatgtttttttatttttgtcaacgTGTGTTTCTGTGTTAGGTGCTTTCTCTTTTCCTACTTaccatttctttgtttttccaaCTGTGACCCCATCATCCACCCTCTCTATTTGCCCTTTACCGTTGGTTGTGCAGAAGAAGAATAGGGCGATGGATTCTGATGACTTTAGAGCCTGTCTCATCTCGATGGGCTATGATCTGGTAGGTTAAAGAGgactgcaaaaaaatattttcataagtAGTTAAAAAGCAAAATTAATTTACTTGAAGTAAAATTGTGTAAGATATTAAGACTTCCAGTAAATCCAATAATTCAGAAGATTTATGACtacaaaaagcaaaatatactATTTGAAAATATGTTAGTCTTGATGACATAAAAAAGTTTACCGTTACTGTATCTTAAGGATCTtggatattttttaaagattgtGAACAGTATTGCAAATTACCAACTGCTCTTCACCATACTGTAATAACGGACCAGTATTgtagtgtgtaaatgtgtgtatttttctgtgtttttcatagGGGGAGGTGGAGTTTTCTCGTATCATGATGCTGGTTGATCCAAACTCAGCAGGCGTTGTGTCATTCCAGTCTTTCATTGACTTCATGACCAGAGAAACAGCAGACACAGACA
This genomic window from Triplophysa rosa linkage group LG10, Trosa_1v2, whole genome shotgun sequence contains:
- the actn2b gene encoding alpha-actinin-2b isoform X2, which encodes MNQIELSVPYDNGYEQDEYMLQEEDWDRDLLLDPAWEKQQRKTFTAWCNSHLRKAGTQIENIEDDFRNGLKLMLLLEVISGERLPKPDRGKMRFHKIANVNKALDFITSKGVKLVSIGAEEIVDGNVKMTLGMIWTIILRFAIQDISVEETSAKEGLLLWCQRKTAPYRNVNIQNFHVSWKDGLALCALIHRHRPDLIDYAKLNKDDPLGNLNLAFDVAEKHLDIPKMLDAEDILNTPKPDERAIMTYVSCFYHAFAGAEQAETAANRICKVLGVNQENEKLMEDYERLASELLEWIRRTVPWLENRVSEKTMAEMQRKLEDFRDYRRMHKPPKVQEKCQLEINFNTLQTKLRISNRPAFMPSEGKMVSDIASAWQGLEQAEKGFEEWLLTEIRRLQRVDHLAEKFRQKSTNHETWTAGKEEMLTRKDYESASLMEIRALLRKHEAFESDLSAHQDRVEQIAAIAQELNELDYHDVASVNQRCQSICDLWDHLGTLTQKRREALERTEKLLETVEQLFLEYAKRSAPFNNWMEGAMEDLQDMFIVHTIEEVQTLIAAHDQFKGTLPEADAERQAILGIQQEVLKICQSYGIRGDLKNPYSTISTEEIAIKWDKVKKLVPHRDSALQEELARQHANERLRQQFAAQANLIGPWIQTRMEEIGRCAMVMGGTLEDQMTQLKQYEHVIVSYKPNIDRLEGDHQLIQESLIFDNKHTNFTMEHIRVGWELLLTTIARTINEIETQILTRDAKGISQEQMNEFRSSFNHFDREEEGKLRSDEF
- the actn2b gene encoding alpha-actinin-2b isoform X1, encoding MNQIELSVPYDNGYEQDEYMLQEEDWDRDLLLDPAWEKQQRKTFTAWCNSHLRKAGTQIENIEDDFRNGLKLMLLLEVISGERLPKPDRGKMRFHKIANVNKALDFITSKGVKLVSIGAEEIVDGNVKMTLGMIWTIILRFAIQDISVEETSAKEGLLLWCQRKTAPYRNVNIQNFHVSWKDGLALCALIHRHRPDLIDYAKLNKDDPLGNLNLAFDVAEKHLDIPKMLDAEDILNTPKPDERAIMTYVSCFYHAFAGAEQAETAANRICKVLGVNQENEKLMEDYERLASELLEWIRRTVPWLENRVSEKTMAEMQRKLEDFRDYRRMHKPPKVQEKCQLEINFNTLQTKLRISNRPAFMPSEGKMVSDIASAWQGLEQAEKGFEEWLLTEIRRLQRVDHLAEKFRQKSTNHETWTAGKEEMLTRKDYESASLMEIRALLRKHEAFESDLSAHQDRVEQIAAIAQELNELDYHDVASVNQRCQSICDLWDHLGTLTQKRREALERTEKLLETVEQLFLEYAKRSAPFNNWMEGAMEDLQDMFIVHTIEEVQTLIAAHDQFKGTLPEADAERQAILGIQQEVLKICQSYGIRGDLKNPYSTISTEEIAIKWDKVKKLVPHRDSALQEELARQHANERLRQQFAAQANLIGPWIQTRMEEIGRCAMVMGGTLEDQMTQLKQYEHVIVSYKPNIDRLEGDHQLIQESLIFDNKHTNFTMEHIRVGWELLLTTIARTINEIETQILTRDAKGISQEQMNEFRSSFNHFDRKKNRAMDSDDFRACLISMGYDLGEVEFSRIMMLVDPNSAGVVSFQSFIDFMTRETADTDTAEQVIASFRILAADKPYILADELRRELPPDQSEYCISRMPPYAGPGAMSGALDYTAFSTALYGESDL